From Gammaproteobacteria bacterium, a single genomic window includes:
- the clpS gene encoding ATP-dependent Clp protease adapter ClpS — MSDKTRTERDEGLALAEARPKLKRPPLYHVILINDDYTPMEFVVQILELFFNKDRPTATRIMLEVHTRGKGICGAYTHEIAETKVAQVNAYSRENQHPLLCTLEPA, encoded by the coding sequence ATGAGTGACAAAACCCGCACTGAACGCGATGAGGGCCTGGCCCTGGCGGAGGCGCGGCCCAAGCTCAAGCGCCCGCCACTTTATCATGTCATCCTAATCAACGACGACTATACGCCGATGGAATTCGTCGTACAGATACTGGAGTTGTTTTTCAACAAGGACCGGCCTACCGCCACGCGCATCATGCTGGAGGTGCACACGCGCGGCAAGGGGATTTGCGGCGCCTACACCCACGAAATCGCCGAGACCAAGGTGGCCCAGGTCAACGCCTATTCCCGCGAAAACCAGCATCCCCTGCTCTGTACGCTGGAACCCGCGTAG
- the aceA gene encoding isocitrate lyase, with the protein MSISIRQQEQARQLEREWRDNPRWKSVKRGYSAADVARLRGSVEIEYTLAKRGAEKLWRLMNTEPFVNALGAMTGNQAMQQVKAGLKAIYLSGWQVAADANSAFEMYPDQSLYPVDSVPTVVRKINNALLRADQIYHSEGDDSIDWLAPIVADAEAGFGGVLNAFELMKHMIEAGAAGVHFEDQLAAAKKCGHMGGKVLVPTEEGIQKLIAARLAADIMGVPSILVARTDAESAGLLTSDSDERDRPFLTGKRTHEGFFETNKGLEQAVARGQAYAPYADLIWCETGTPNLEFAKKFAEGVRKVRPDMMFAYNCSPSFNWMKNLDDATIAKFQKELGAMGYKFQFITLAGFHALNYSMFMLAHGYAHNHMTAFVELQELEFAAQKLGFSAVKHQREVGTSYFDEVTQVISGDHSSLTALNGSTEEEQFHHDKRAAGH; encoded by the coding sequence ATGTCTATCAGCATCAGGCAGCAGGAACAGGCCCGGCAGTTGGAGCGGGAATGGCGGGACAACCCGCGCTGGAAGAGCGTCAAACGCGGCTACAGCGCCGCCGACGTCGCGCGCCTGCGCGGCTCGGTGGAGATCGAGTACACGCTGGCCAAGCGCGGCGCGGAGAAATTGTGGCGGCTGATGAATACCGAACCGTTCGTCAACGCGCTGGGCGCCATGACCGGCAACCAGGCGATGCAGCAGGTCAAGGCCGGCCTCAAAGCCATCTACCTGTCCGGCTGGCAGGTCGCCGCCGACGCCAACAGCGCCTTCGAAATGTATCCCGATCAATCGCTGTATCCGGTGGACTCCGTGCCCACGGTCGTGCGCAAGATCAACAACGCGCTGCTGCGCGCCGATCAAATCTATCACTCGGAGGGCGACGACAGCATCGACTGGCTGGCGCCCATTGTTGCCGACGCCGAGGCCGGCTTCGGCGGGGTGCTGAATGCCTTCGAACTCATGAAACACATGATCGAGGCCGGCGCCGCCGGCGTGCATTTTGAAGATCAACTCGCCGCCGCGAAAAAATGCGGCCATATGGGCGGCAAGGTGCTGGTCCCGACCGAGGAGGGGATCCAGAAACTCATCGCCGCGCGCCTGGCCGCCGACATCATGGGCGTGCCATCGATTCTGGTGGCGCGCACCGACGCCGAATCCGCCGGCCTGCTCACTTCGGACTCCGACGAACGCGACCGGCCGTTTTTGACCGGCAAGCGCACTCACGAGGGTTTCTTCGAGACCAACAAGGGACTCGAGCAGGCTGTCGCCCGCGGCCAGGCCTATGCGCCTTACGCCGATCTCATCTGGTGCGAGACCGGCACGCCGAACCTGGAATTTGCCAAGAAGTTCGCTGAAGGCGTGCGCAAGGTGCGTCCGGACATGATGTTCGCCTACAACTGCTCGCCGTCCTTCAACTGGATGAAGAACCTGGATGACGCCACCATCGCCAAGTTCCAGAAGGAGCTGGGCGCGATGGGCTACAAGTTCCAGTTCATCACGCTGGCCGGCTTCCATGCGCTGAACTACAGCATGTTCATGCTGGCGCACGGTTACGCCCACAACCACATGACGGCGTTCGTGGAGTTGCAGGAGCTGGAATTCGCGGCGCAGAAACTGGGTTTCAGCGCGGTCAAGCACCAGCGCGAGGTCGGCACCAGCTACTTCGACGAGGTGACCCAGGTCATCTCCGGCGATCACTCCTCGCTCACTGCGCTGAATGGCTCGACCGAGGAGGAACAGTTTCATCACGATAAGCGCGCCGCGGGTCACTAA
- the icd gene encoding NADP-dependent isocitrate dehydrogenase, with product MTYDKIEVPADGEPIRINADYSLKAPDCPIVPFIEGDGIGIDVTPVMRRVVDMAVQKAYGGRRQIAWMEVYAGEKAQKLYGEAHNLPDETLDALRTFVVGIKGPLTTPVAAGMRSLNVAIRQRLDLYAIVRPIRYFPGTETPMKDSGATDMIIFREATEDVYTGIEWPAGSEGAGKVIEFLTKQMGVTGMPFTGDCGIGIKHVSRQGTERLVRKAIRYALDHNSRSVTLVHKGNIMKYTEGAFRNWGYEIARKEFGATVIGDGPWCTLRNPHNGHDLLIKDVIADNFLQQIILKPEDFHIIATLNLNGDYISDALAAQVGGLGIAPGGNIGDAVAVFEATHGSAPKYAGKNRVNPGSIILSAEMMLRHMGWREAADFVIKGVAGAIAAKTLTYDLAKVRASAIKPLAAGHEHKSAHEVEADIQRLLPGTKLVSCSGFGEAIIRHM from the coding sequence ATGACCTACGACAAGATAGAAGTTCCCGCGGACGGCGAGCCCATCAGGATCAACGCTGATTACAGCCTGAAGGCGCCGGACTGCCCCATCGTGCCGTTCATCGAGGGCGACGGCATCGGCATCGACGTGACACCGGTGATGCGGCGGGTGGTCGACATGGCGGTGCAGAAAGCCTACGGAGGGCGGCGGCAGATCGCCTGGATGGAGGTCTATGCCGGCGAGAAGGCGCAGAAGCTTTATGGCGAAGCGCACAATCTGCCGGACGAGACGCTGGACGCGCTGCGCACTTTTGTCGTCGGCATCAAGGGGCCGCTGACCACGCCGGTCGCGGCGGGCATGCGGTCGCTCAACGTCGCCATCCGCCAACGACTTGACCTTTACGCCATCGTTCGTCCCATCCGCTATTTCCCCGGCACCGAGACGCCGATGAAGGATTCCGGCGCCACCGACATGATCATCTTCCGGGAGGCCACCGAGGATGTTTACACCGGCATCGAGTGGCCGGCCGGTTCCGAGGGCGCCGGAAAAGTGATCGAATTTCTGACGAAGCAAATGGGCGTGACCGGCATGCCGTTCACCGGGGATTGCGGCATCGGCATCAAGCACGTGTCGCGGCAGGGCACGGAACGACTGGTGCGCAAGGCCATCCGTTACGCCCTCGACCACAACAGCCGTTCAGTGACGCTGGTGCACAAGGGCAACATCATGAAGTACACCGAGGGCGCCTTCCGCAACTGGGGTTACGAAATCGCGCGCAAGGAATTCGGCGCCACGGTGATCGGCGACGGGCCGTGGTGCACGCTCCGAAATCCGCACAATGGACACGACCTCTTGATCAAGGACGTGATTGCGGACAACTTCCTGCAACAAATCATTCTCAAGCCCGAGGACTTTCACATCATCGCCACGCTGAACCTGAACGGGGACTATATTTCCGATGCGCTGGCGGCGCAGGTGGGCGGGCTCGGCATCGCGCCCGGCGGCAACATCGGCGACGCTGTGGCGGTGTTTGAGGCCACGCACGGCTCGGCGCCAAAGTACGCGGGCAAGAACCGCGTAAATCCCGGCTCGATAATTCTCTCGGCGGAGATGATGCTGCGGCACATGGGCTGGCGCGAGGCCGCCGATTTCGTCATCAAGGGTGTGGCCGGTGCCATCGCCGCCAAGACGCTGACCTATGACCTGGCCAAGGTGCGGGCCAGCGCCATCAAGCCGCTGGCCGCCGGCCACGAGCAC
- a CDS encoding LysR family transcriptional regulator has protein sequence MATNSKRVYYKQDRLKQLRAFCHSAASGGISRAAERMFLSQPSVSLLVHALEKELDTALFDRRGPRIHLTPAGHRLYALAAPLIEGLENLPAHFIESFKQVITGELHIAASETVFLHLLPDVIREFSRRHPAVRFHLHSVAGRNGLPLLSANEAELMVGTLLEVPADIAYRPLTACDQMLITPTDHPLAGNKDPTLADIAVHGLILPPRHSSSSALVNLVFQRHEIPCRVTLEAGSWEAIKQLVARGLGISICPGMCLTGEENLAVAPLARHFPKRSYGVITRKAGNLSPAAGRFIQLLGETSFKGGGGGVMKSSVHAL, from the coding sequence ATGGCCACAAACAGCAAGCGCGTTTACTACAAACAAGATCGGCTCAAGCAGTTGCGCGCGTTCTGCCACAGTGCCGCCAGCGGAGGCATCTCCCGGGCGGCGGAGCGGATGTTTCTGAGCCAGCCTTCCGTATCGCTGCTGGTGCACGCGCTGGAAAAGGAGCTCGACACCGCGCTCTTTGATCGCAGAGGACCGCGCATCCATCTGACGCCGGCCGGCCACCGGCTCTACGCGCTGGCGGCCCCATTGATTGAGGGACTGGAGAATCTGCCGGCCCACTTCATCGAAAGTTTCAAACAGGTCATTACCGGTGAATTGCACATCGCCGCCTCCGAAACGGTGTTCCTGCACTTGCTGCCGGACGTGATCAGGGAGTTCAGCCGCCGCCATCCGGCGGTGCGTTTCCATTTGCACAGCGTCGCCGGCCGCAACGGTCTTCCGCTGCTCAGCGCCAATGAGGCCGAGTTGATGGTGGGGACGCTGCTGGAGGTTCCTGCAGACATTGCCTATCGACCGCTGACCGCCTGCGATCAGATGCTCATTACTCCAACGGATCATCCGCTGGCCGGCAACAAAGATCCGACGCTGGCCGATATCGCCGTCCACGGCCTGATCCTGCCGCCGCGACATTCAAGCAGTTCGGCGCTGGTGAACCTCGTCTTCCAACGGCACGAAATTCCCTGCCGCGTCACGTTGGAGGCGGGCAGTTGGGAAGCCATCAAACAATTGGTCGCGCGTGGACTGGGGATTTCCATCTGCCCCGGCATGTGTCTGACCGGCGAAGAAAATCTGGCCGTCGCGCCGCTGGCCCGCCATTTCCCCAAGCGCAGCTACGGCGTGATCACCCGCAAGGCCGGAAATCTCAGCCCGGCCGCCGGCCGGTTCATCCAATTACTCGGAGAAACGTCGTTCAAGGGTGGCGGCGGCGGCGTCATGAAATCCTCCGTCCACGCGTTATAA
- the aceB gene encoding malate synthase A, with amino-acid sequence MLQPSFLKGLVVTGPITRRYAEILTPDALAFVEELVHQFAPRSRELLAIRVRRQEYFDAGGLPDFLPQTRHVREGDWKVAPIPKDLVDRRVEITGPVDRKMIINALNSGANTFMADFEDSSSPTWEQMMDGQVNLRDAVDGTISYLSSDGREYRLNEKTATLIVRPRGWHLHEKHVLFDGEPIPGGLFDFGLYFFHNARKLIARGSGPYFYLPKMESHREARLWNEVFNFAQDALGILRGTIRATALIETLTAAFEMHEFLYELRDHAAGLNCGRWDYIFSFIKCLRNHPDYVLPDRSELTMTQHFLRSYSLLLIQTCHRRGIHAMGGMAAHIPIKDDRIANETALNKVRADKEREARDGHDGTWVAHPLLVPIAREVFNKHMTAANQIDNLRLDVNVTAADLLKAPEGGITIRGLLHNISSALHYTESWLSGRGAVPIANLMEDVATAEISRAQIWQWIRHPRGILEDGRRITVEMFRELMTEELQSIRRQLGDMYQVRKYKEAAELLDKMVSGKRLPNFLTLEAYGLLA; translated from the coding sequence ATGCTACAACCGTCATTCTTGAAGGGACTGGTGGTTACCGGCCCCATTACCCGGCGATATGCCGAGATTTTGACGCCGGATGCGCTTGCCTTCGTCGAGGAGCTGGTCCACCAATTTGCCCCGCGTTCCCGGGAGTTGCTGGCCATTCGCGTGCGCCGCCAGGAATATTTCGACGCCGGCGGCCTGCCGGATTTTCTGCCGCAAACCAGACACGTCCGCGAAGGCGACTGGAAGGTTGCCCCGATCCCGAAGGATTTGGTGGATCGGCGGGTCGAGATCACCGGACCGGTGGATCGCAAGATGATCATCAACGCGCTCAATTCCGGCGCCAACACCTTCATGGCCGATTTCGAGGATTCCTCGAGCCCCACCTGGGAGCAGATGATGGATGGCCAGGTCAATCTGCGCGACGCGGTGGACGGCACCATCAGTTACCTGTCCTCCGATGGCAGGGAATATCGCCTCAATGAAAAAACCGCGACGCTTATCGTGCGGCCGCGCGGCTGGCATCTGCATGAAAAGCACGTGTTGTTCGACGGCGAACCCATCCCCGGCGGTCTGTTCGATTTCGGTCTCTATTTTTTTCATAACGCCCGCAAACTCATCGCCAGGGGCAGCGGCCCGTATTTCTATCTGCCGAAGATGGAGAGCCACCGCGAGGCGCGGTTGTGGAACGAGGTCTTCAATTTCGCGCAGGACGCCCTCGGCATCCTGCGTGGCACGATTCGCGCCACCGCGCTCATCGAGACGCTCACCGCCGCCTTCGAGATGCACGAGTTCCTCTACGAGCTGCGCGATCACGCCGCCGGACTCAACTGCGGCCGCTGGGACTACATATTCAGTTTCATCAAGTGCCTTCGCAACCATCCGGACTATGTGCTGCCGGATCGTTCGGAATTGACCATGACGCAGCACTTTTTGCGGTCCTATTCGCTGCTGCTCATACAGACCTGCCACCGACGCGGCATTCATGCCATGGGCGGCATGGCCGCGCACATTCCCATCAAGGATGATCGCATCGCCAATGAAACGGCGTTGAACAAGGTGCGTGCGGACAAGGAACGCGAAGCCAGGGATGGTCACGACGGCACCTGGGTGGCTCACCCGCTGCTCGTGCCCATCGCGAGGGAGGTGTTCAACAAACACATGACGGCCGCCAATCAAATTGATAATCTGCGCCTTGATGTAAACGTCACGGCCGCAGACCTGCTCAAGGCGCCGGAGGGCGGAATCACCATCCGCGGCCTGCTGCACAACATCAGTTCGGCGCTGCACTATACCGAATCATGGCTGAGTGGGCGCGGTGCGGTGCCGATCGCCAATCTGATGGAAGACGTGGCCACGGCGGAAATTTCGCGCGCCCAAATCTGGCAATGGATCCGCCATCCCCGGGGCATCCTGGAAGACGGGCGGCGGATCACGGTCGAGATGTTCAGGGAATTGATGACGGAGGAACTGCAGAGCATCCGCCGGCAATTGGGTGACATGTATCAGGTGCGGAAATACAAAGAAGCAGCGGAGCTTCTGGACAAGATGGTGTCCGGGAAAAGGCTGCCGAATTTTCTCACGCTTGAGGCTTACGGTTTATTGGCTTAA